TGTATGGCCTTTTTCTTTTTTCTTATGTGCGCCCTCAGCCCCGGTTCTTCTCCACGCAAAATCCTTTGGATATTCTCGAGATTTCTGCCTATCATAATCACTGCAATGGGTATCAGCAGAAGAGATATTCCCCATCTGTATCCGAAGATTCTGAAAAGGAAGATCATTACTGAAGAGACGGCGATAACACCCGGAGCTGCGTAGTCCGTAATCGCGATAAAAGCGAGAAGTATGACCATACAGATCAGCGCGACCTGGTAATCAAGACCTACGAGGCCACCGGCCAATGTGGCAGTTCCCTTACCACCCCTGAACTTCAGAAAGATGGGATACATGTGGCCGATTGTCGCGAAACTTGCCGCAATGAAGAGCATCTGATATGTCCAATGAGCTGAGAGCCCTTTGATTATAAGAATCGTGCCCATTCCCTTCATGAAGTCAATTGCCCCTGTTAGTATGCCAATCTTCCAGCCTTTAACGGCCACCATATTTGAGGCGCCCATGTTTCCTGTGCCCTGCTTTCTTATATCAAACCCATAGAGAATCTTCCCAAAAAGAAACGCTGTTGGAATAGATCCTACTAGATAAGCGAAGATGGCGGAGTAAACAACTTCCATGTCAATCACGCTACTTCTTTCGTGGGAACCAGGGAATGAAGGCG
The nucleotide sequence above comes from Mesotoga sp. Brook.08.105.5.1. Encoded proteins:
- a CDS encoding glycerol-3-phosphate acyltransferase, with the protein product MEVVYSAIFAYLVGSIPTAFLFGKILYGFDIRKQGTGNMGASNMVAVKGWKIGILTGAIDFMKGMGTILIIKGLSAHWTYQMLFIAASFATIGHMYPIFLKFRGGKGTATLAGGLVGLDYQVALICMVILLAFIAITDYAAPGVIAVSSVMIFLFRIFGYRWGISLLLIPIAVIMIGRNLENIQRILRGEEPGLRAHIRKKKKAIQEET